One Mesorhizobium loti genomic window carries:
- a CDS encoding helix-turn-helix domain-containing protein, with amino-acid sequence MTARKRKVQISVYLDQSIMTMLGDYAARRGQPQSMIAEAALASFLSPDADARREAAIAKRLDQVDRRLARQERDIGIAVETLAVFVRFWLATTPALPEPAAQAARAKAAERYEAFVTALGRRLAKGPKLRQEISEDINPMDNSENPP; translated from the coding sequence ATGACGGCTCGCAAAAGGAAAGTGCAGATTTCCGTCTATCTCGATCAGAGCATCATGACGATGCTCGGCGATTATGCGGCGCGGCGCGGTCAACCCCAATCCATGATTGCGGAAGCAGCACTCGCTTCCTTCCTGTCGCCGGATGCGGACGCACGCCGCGAGGCCGCTATCGCCAAACGCCTCGACCAGGTCGATCGCCGCCTGGCCAGGCAGGAGCGCGATATCGGCATTGCGGTCGAGACACTGGCGGTGTTCGTCCGCTTTTGGCTCGCGACAACGCCGGCCTTGCCCGAGCCCGCCGCCCAGGCCGCGCGCGCCAAGGCGGCCGAACGTTACGAAGCCTTCGTCACGGCCTTGGGCAGGCGCCTGGCGAAGGGGCCGAAACTGCGGCAGGAGATTTCGGAGGATATCAATCCGATGGACAACAGCGAAAACCCACCCTGA
- a CDS encoding HipA N-terminal domain-containing protein, with product MARRRVHIPLNVFLNGRLVGILRRESTGAIDFQYAREWLDWRGTFPISLSLPLREDRYIGTPVTNVFDNLLPDNDAIRRRVAERVGADGTDAYSMLAALGRDCVGALQFQPDGMDPGPPGSVEGKPVSNEDVAGIIENLATAPLGLGEDEDFRISIAGAQEKTALLRKDGSWFKPIGTAATNHILKPQIGRLPNGIDLSNSVENEYLCLKLLQAFGVPSAQAQIADFGVRRTLIVERFDRLWARDGRLLRLPQEDICQALSVPPTRKYQSDGGPGMREIVELLKGSDTPDEDIATFLRTCILFWLIGATDGHAKNFSIFLSPGGRFRMTPLYDVLTAQPSLDTGQIPRKRFKLAMSVGRNRHYSVPDIMPRHFLQTADIAGVGTPVMRRIFDDIAENVEKQADEVIISLPRGFPEQLVDSVKSAIGKRAALLTDNKADAID from the coding sequence ATGGCACGGCGCCGGGTTCACATCCCCCTGAATGTCTTTCTGAACGGGCGCCTGGTGGGCATCCTGCGCAGGGAATCGACGGGCGCCATCGACTTCCAATACGCCCGCGAATGGCTGGACTGGCGCGGCACCTTCCCGATCTCACTCTCGCTTCCTTTGCGGGAAGACCGCTATATCGGCACGCCGGTGACCAACGTCTTCGACAACCTGCTTCCGGACAATGACGCCATACGCAGGCGTGTTGCCGAACGGGTCGGCGCCGACGGCACCGACGCCTACAGCATGCTGGCTGCGCTCGGCCGTGACTGCGTCGGCGCGTTGCAATTCCAGCCCGATGGCATGGATCCAGGCCCTCCCGGCAGTGTCGAAGGCAAGCCGGTCAGCAACGAGGACGTCGCCGGGATAATCGAGAACCTTGCCACCGCTCCGCTGGGCCTCGGCGAGGATGAGGACTTTCGCATCTCGATTGCCGGCGCGCAGGAAAAGACCGCGCTGCTGCGCAAGGACGGAAGCTGGTTCAAACCGATCGGCACGGCAGCGACCAACCATATCCTGAAGCCGCAGATCGGCCGGCTGCCGAACGGCATCGATCTCTCCAACAGCGTCGAGAACGAGTATCTGTGCCTTAAGCTGCTGCAAGCGTTTGGCGTTCCCTCCGCCCAGGCGCAGATCGCTGACTTCGGCGTGCGCCGTACCCTGATCGTAGAACGCTTCGACCGGCTGTGGGCACGCGACGGCCGCCTCCTGCGCCTGCCGCAGGAGGATATCTGTCAAGCGCTGTCAGTGCCGCCGACGCGCAAGTACCAATCGGATGGCGGTCCCGGCATGCGCGAGATTGTCGAGCTCTTGAAGGGTAGCGATACGCCAGATGAAGACATCGCCACCTTCTTGCGCACCTGCATCTTGTTCTGGCTGATTGGCGCGACCGACGGCCACGCCAAGAATTTCAGTATTTTTCTGAGCCCTGGGGGACGATTCCGCATGACGCCGCTTTACGACGTGCTGACCGCGCAGCCCAGCCTTGATACCGGACAGATTCCGCGCAAAAGATTCAAATTGGCAATGTCGGTCGGCAGGAACAGACACTATTCGGTACCTGACATCATGCCACGCCACTTCCTGCAGACCGCTGACATTGCCGGTGTGGGTACCCCTGTCATGCGCAGAATTTTCGATGACATTGCTGAAAACGTGGAGAAGCAGGCCGACGAGGTGATCATCTCCTTGCCCCGTGGCTTTCCTGAGCAGCTTGTCGACTCAGTCAAGTCGGCTATCGGCAAGCGGGCGGCTCTTCTCACCGATAACAAGGCTGATGCCATCGATTGA
- a CDS encoding XRE family transcriptional regulator, producing the protein MTDQIARNEKQLGAILRRARKNAGLTQGSLGNQIHLRQGTVSRLEAGEPAMQLRTLMAALSALDLELVVRARSKGSSADIEDLF; encoded by the coding sequence ATGACAGACCAGATCGCTCGCAACGAAAAACAACTCGGAGCCATTCTGCGCCGCGCCCGCAAGAACGCCGGGCTCACGCAAGGCTCGCTCGGCAACCAGATCCACCTGCGCCAGGGTACGGTCTCCCGCCTCGAGGCCGGCGAGCCCGCGATGCAACTCCGCACCTTGATGGCCGCCCTCTCCGCTCTCGACCTTGAACTCGTCGTGCGCGCGCGCAGCAAAGGCAGCTCTGCTGATATCGAGGATCTGTTCTGA
- a CDS encoding amino acid ABC transporter → MNFRAPSAAIGLACIAYAALVGSVLPATAETTKERVLKEGRIVIGIHNRAPWGYKKEGTGELLGWHPDLLRAAFADLGVKQVDFEVTEFGALIPGLMAGRFDAVASGLSITPERCQQVAFGAPDLRSDDAAIVLAGNPKAIHSYADLAKKSDAIMGGGRGSNVIKNAITEGVPEDRILQFPDIETNIAALRAGRIDAALFSSPTVIGLLAGNKSPDLERASPFTTDEKSISYIAIAFRKDDGDLRDLYNQGLAKVMSNGTIATIMAKYGFGPTENVPPGLTTSQLCGAAN, encoded by the coding sequence ATGAATTTTCGAGCCCCATCGGCTGCGATTGGCCTAGCCTGCATCGCCTATGCCGCGCTTGTTGGATCTGTGCTGCCGGCAACGGCAGAGACCACGAAAGAACGCGTCCTAAAGGAAGGGCGCATCGTCATCGGCATCCACAACCGCGCGCCATGGGGCTACAAAAAGGAGGGAACCGGCGAGTTGCTCGGCTGGCATCCGGATCTCCTCAGGGCTGCCTTCGCCGATCTCGGCGTCAAGCAGGTCGACTTCGAGGTCACCGAGTTCGGCGCCTTGATCCCTGGCCTGATGGCCGGCCGTTTCGATGCCGTCGCATCCGGCCTGTCGATAACGCCGGAGCGATGCCAGCAGGTGGCCTTCGGCGCTCCCGACCTGAGGTCGGACGACGCGGCGATCGTGCTCGCCGGCAACCCCAAGGCGATCCACAGCTATGCGGATCTTGCCAAGAAATCCGACGCGATCATGGGCGGCGGCCGCGGCAGCAATGTCATCAAGAACGCCATCACCGAGGGCGTGCCGGAAGACCGCATCCTGCAGTTCCCCGACATCGAGACCAACATCGCGGCACTGCGCGCCGGCCGCATCGACGCGGCTCTGTTCTCTTCCCCGACGGTGATCGGGCTGCTTGCCGGCAACAAGAGCCCCGATCTGGAGCGCGCCAGCCCGTTTACGACGGACGAGAAGTCGATCAGCTACATCGCGATCGCGTTCAGGAAGGACGATGGCGATCTGCGCGACCTCTACAATCAGGGTCTGGCGAAGGTCATGTCGAATGGCACGATCGCCACCATCATGGCGAAGTACGGATTTGGCCCCACGGAGAACGTGCCGCCAGGATTGACGACGTCGCAGTTGTGCGGAGCCGCCAACTGA